The genomic stretch GCGCGGCCGATGGCCACGGCCTGCCGCTGCCCGCCGGAGAGTTGGTTGACGTTGCGGCGTACGCCGGTCGTCAGGCCGATCCCGGCCCGCTCCAACTCCTCGTGCGCGACGCGGGCCATGGCCTTGTTGTCGAGGAATCCGAGCTTGCCGAGCAACCCCGGCCGTCGGCGTTCCCGGCCGAGGAAGACGTTGCCGCTGATGGTGAGGTCGGGGCAGAGGCCGGAGTCCTGGTACAGCGTCTCGATGCCCGCCTGGAGGGCGTCGTGCGGCGACTTCCACTCCTGCGCCACGCCGTCGAGATACACGCCGCCGGTGTCCGGCCGGTGCACGCCGGAAAGCACCTTCACCAGCGTCGACTTGCCGGCGCCGTTGTCGCCGACCAGACCGATGATCTCACCGGCCCGGACGGACAGGTTGACGTCGGTCAGCGCCCGGACGCTGCCGTAGGACTTGGTGACCTCGCGGGCCTCGTAGATGGGTGCGTCAGCCACGGCCGGCTCCCCTCCTGGTACGAACGTTGATCTGCTGGACGCCGACGGCCACGGCGATCAGGACGCCGATGACCACCTGCTGCCAGTTCGGTGCGACGCCGATCAGGATCAGGCCGCTCAGCACCGCCGTCGTGATGAGTGCGCCGAGCACGGTGCCGGACATCCGGCCGATGCCGCCGGCCAGGCTGGTGCCGCCGATGACCGCTGCGGCGATCGCCGCCAGTTCCTGGCCCTGGCCCGAGGTGGGCGAACCCGAGCCGAGCCGGAAGTAGACGAACAACCCGGCCAGTCCGGCCATCAACCCGGCCAGCATGTACACCTTCAGCAGGTGCCGCTCGACGTTGATTCCGGCGCCCCGGGCGGCGAAGCCGTTGGAGCCCACCGCGTACGTCCAGCGGCCGAAGCGGGTGAAGCTGAGCGTCAGCCAGCCGACCACCAGCACCGCGAGCACGACGATCAGTGGGATGGTCAGCAGATTCAGGTACTGCGTGTTACCGAGCCGGATCACCTCGGCGGGGCCGCCGGCGATCTGGACCCCGCCGGTCAGCACCAGGGTCAGTCCGGCGGCGGCGCCCATGGTGGCCAGCGTGGCGATGAACGGCGCCAGCTTGGCCCTGGTGATGAGTAGCCCGTTGACCAGGCCGACCGCGAGACCGGTGGCGAGGGCCACCACCACGCCGACGGCGATCGTCGTGGTGGCGGCCGTGCCGCCCTCGTTCAGGGACCGTATCGTCATCGCGGCGGCGACACCGCTCAAACCGAGAGTGGACCCGACCGACAGGTCGATGCCGCCGGTGATGATGACGTACGTCTGCCCGATCGCCAGCAGCATGACCGGGGCCCAGTCCTGCAGGATGTTGGCGAAGGCGAACCGGCTGAAGAACAGCGGGTTCATCGCGGTGAAGAAGACCACCATCACGATGAGGACGCCGAGCAGGATCACGTCCTGCCGCAGCAGTGTCGCCAGCAGGCGGCTGCCGCGCGTCTCGCTCGTCGGCTGGGTGATGTCGGCCGTCATGGCGCTCCTCCTCTGGAGATCCGCATTGCCTGGCGACCGGCTACTGGGTCGGGTACTGGAACTGCTCGGTCTCGGCCAGGTTGTCGTTGGTCATCACCACGTTCGCCATGACGACGTTCTTCTCGATGCTGTCCACGTTCTGGTTGCGAATCGTGTCCACCAGGTTCTGCAGCGCCAGCGCGGCCTGGTCGCCGGGCTTCTGGGCGACGAGAGCGCTGTAGATGCCGGCCTTGAGGTCGGCGACCTGGTTGTCGTAGGCGTCGTAGCCGATGAGCTTGACCTCGTCGGCCTTGCCCGCGTTGCGCAGCGCGGCCACCGTGCCGGAGCCGGAGGTGCCGTCCACGGCGAAGATGCCCTTGAGGTCCGGGTGCTTCAGCAGGATCGTGTTGACGGCGGAGGTCGCTTGGGCCGGTTGGCTGTTGGCGTACTCCTTGCCGACGAGGGTGATGCCCGGGTACTTCTTCAGCTCCTCGGTGAAGCCCTCTTCGCGGAGCTGGTTGGTGGTCGCCGTCGGCGAGCCTGACATCAGGAAGACCTCACCGGACTCGCCGATCTGCTCGGCCAGGGTCTGAGCAGCTTGCCGGCCGCCCTCACGGTTGTCACCGGTGATCGCCGAGGTGAGGTAGCTCTGGTCGGTGACCGTGGTGTCGACGGTCACCACCGGGATGTTCGCCGACTGCGCCTTGGTGACGCTGGGCTGCAGCGCGTCCGGGTCGGTGGGGACGAGGACGAGCCCGTCCACCTGCTGGGTGAGCATCGAGTCGACGAACGGGAGCTGTGACTGCGGCGAGTACTCGTCCGGCGCGCCCTGCCACAGCAGCCTGATGCCCAGCTCCTGGGCCTTCGCCTCGGCGCCGACCTGCATGGCCTTGAAGAACGGGTCGGAGGCGATGCCCGGGACGAACCCGATGGTCAGCTGCTCCTCGCCGCCGCCTTCCGCGGCGGAGTCGTTGCCACAGGCGGCCACCGAGAAGGCGAGCGTGCCGGCCATGGCCACACCGACAAATGTCCGGAATGTTCTTTTCATGCCACCTGATCCTTATCGTTGGTCGGACCGATCTTTGGGTTAGAGTTCCGCCTCCCGGCGTCCGGTCGGGCCGTCTTGCGCCGTCGGGTGCCTCCACCAGCACTTCAATGGCTGCGCAACCGCTTGCGCGCCTTGAAGATGGCGGAACTTTACCCCCGCGCAACCGCTTGCGCAAGGGCTTGCCTTTGGTTAGATTGAGCTCCTTCTCGTCGTGGTCCGGCAGTCGTAGGACTAGTGACGAGCCGGGGGAAAGGGTGCAAAAACGACGTGGCGACGATGGCGGAGGTAGCACGGATCGCCGGGGTGTCGACGACGACCGTGTCCCATGTGCTCAACAAGACACGCAAGGTCGCCCCGGAGACCGAGGAACTCGTGCGCAAGGCGCTGGAGTCGACCGGCTACCGGCACAACCTCGCCGCCCGGGCCCTGGCCACCCAGTCCACGGACACCATCGGGCTGGCGATGTCCGTGGTCACCAACCCGTACTTCGCCGCGCTCATCCGGGACATCGAGCGGCACCTGCGCCGGGCCGGGTACACCCTGATCCTGGCCGACACCAACGACGACCCCGAGGTCGAGTTGGACGTGATCAACCACCTGCTGGCGCGGCGGGTGAGCGGCCTCATCGTGAATCCGCTCGAAGGCCACAGCGAACTCACCCAGTGCCTGCAGAAGCTGCTCGACGAGCAGTTGCCGACCATCTTTCTCGACCGCCGGTCCACGCTGCCGGGCGACCAGGTGTACTCCGAGTGCCTGGACTCGATCCATCACCTCACGGCCCACCTGGCGGCCCAGGGGCACCACAGGATCGGCTACGTCCGGGGTGCCGTGCGGGAGATGTCGGCCCAGGACCGGCTTGCCGGCTACCACCGGGCCGTCGCGGAACTGGGGCTGGCGACCGACCCGGCTCTGGTCATCGCCGGTGAGTCCGACGAACGGGTCGCGGAGCAGCGCCTGGTCGAACACCTCGCCTCGGACGAACCGGCCACCGCCCTGGTCGTCTCGAACAACCAGATGACCCTCGGCGCGCTCCGCGCCATCCGGCGTGCCGGGCTGAAGGTGCCCCACGACATCGCCCTGGTCTGCTACGACGACTTCGAATGGGCCGACCTGTTCGACCCGCAGATCTCGGCGATGGCGCAGGACGCCGCCCGGCTCGCTTCGACCGCCGTCGAACTCCTGCTCGCCCGGATCCGGCGACCGGACCGGGCGCCGCAGTCCGTGGTGGTGCCGGCCACCTTCCGGCACCGCGACTCGTGCGGCTGCGGGGCCGTGCCGCACCAGGCACAGGGGAGTGTGGACAGTGTCCTGGCCGCCGGCTGACACCCTGACGCTCTGTGGACTCGCCGACCGCGCCCGGGCGATGTCGGCGGGTGCCGACCGTACGCTCATCGGCATCGTCGGTCCGCCCGGCGCCGGCAAGAGCACCGTCGCGGAAGCCCTCGTCCGTCAGCTCGGCCCGCAGGCCGTCCTGGTGCCGATGGACGGCTTCCACCTGAGCAACGCGGTCCTCGGAGCACTCGGCCGCACCGACCGCAAGGGCGCCGCGGACACCTTCGACGCGGACGGCTACCTCGCCCTCCTGCGCCGGCTGCGCGACCAGACCGACGAGGTCGTCTACGCGCCGACGTTCCGTCGCGACATCGAGGAGCCGATCGGCGCCAGCATCCCGGTGCCCCGCACCACCCCGATCGTCGTCACCGAGGGCAACTACCTGCTACTCGACTCGCATCCGTGGAAGTTCGTCCGAGACCTGCTCGACACCACCTGGTATCTGGAGGTGGCCGACGAGGCCCGTCTCGAACGGCTCGTCGCCCGCCACGTCGCCTTCGGCAAGACGCCCGACGCGGCCCGCGCCTGGGCGCAGGGCAGCGACCAGGCCAACGCGGCCGTCATCGCCGAGTCGCGTCGCGCCGCCGACCTGCTGGTCCACCTCGTGCCGACCGACTGAGGGGCACTCCCGCCGCCACCTGTCCCCGCCCGGCGGTGCCGTCCCGTCCGTCTGCCGTAGGGTCGGGTGATGAGCAGCCGACCCGCCGCCGGGGGAGGCCGGTGGGTCGAGGTCGACCCGGCCCGGATCGAACGCTGGGTGGCCGGCTTCACCGGCCGGCACGGGCCACCCACCACCACCGCGCAGGAGTACGGGCTGCTGCTCTCCGCCCCGGACGGCGCCACCGCCGAACTGCATACACCGCCGGGCGCGCCGGTCGCCCCGGACCTGGACACCTTCGTCGCGGAGGCCGTCGCACCGCGCCGGATCGGGCTGCTGCTGGCCCGCAAGGGCGCGGTGGCGGTCGGCGTCGCGGAGGGGGAGCGGCTGCCGGTGCACAAGGTCGACACGCGATACGTGCAGGGGCGTACCGCCGCCGGAGGCTGGTCGCAGCAGCGGTTCGCCCGGCGGCGCGACAACCAGGCCAAGGCCGCGCTCGCCGACGCTGTCGACCTGGCGGTCCGCCTGCTGCTGCCGCAGGCCGAGCGGCTGGACGCAGTGGTCGCCGGTGGTGACCGTCGGGCCGTGGACACCGTGCTGGCCGACCGTCGGCTCGCCCCACTCGCCGCGCTGCGCGCCGACCGGCTGCTCGACGTACCCGAGCCCCGGCACGCGGTGCTGGTCGCCGCCGTCACCGCCGCCCGCGCGGTGCACATCCTGATCCGCGAAACGGACAGTAGACCGGCCACCTGATCCCCTGGTGGCCGCCGCACGCCGCGACATGGTCGACGCGGACCTAGCTAGCCTGCTGGTGCCGGGACAGCCCCTGCCGCATCGACGTCCTGCTCCTGGTCGTCGCCGGCCACGCCCCGCTCACCGCAGCAGCCCTGGTGCTGGCGCACCAGCCCACCTACGCCTCCAGCCCGGCCGTGACCACGCACGACGGGCGGTGCACACCGCCAGCGGTCGAGGTACTCGCGGGCTGGCCGCAGGATGGGGGTATGACCATCGTGCTGACGACACCGACCGGGAACGTGGGCTCGCACCTCGTACGGCTGCTCGTTCAGGCCGGGGAACGGCCACGGGTGTTGGTCCGCGACGCTGCCAGTCTCGATCCCGGGGTTGTCGACGGTGTCGACATCGTCGAGGTCGACCTGACCGATGAGGACGGGGTGGTCGATGCGACCCGGGACATTGCGGCGCTGTACTGGGTGGACCCGATCGTCGGGGGAGACGACCCGCTCGACGGGTACGCGCGTCTGACCCGCAGCGTGACGCGGGCAGTGCGGGAGAACACGATCGACCGGGTCGTCTTCCAGTCCAGCGTGGGGGCGGAGAAGCGGCACGGTGTGGGGGAGATCGACGGTCTCGCCGTCACGGAGCAGGCTCTCGACGCGGCCGGCTGTGCGGTAGCGCATTTGCGGTGCGGATACTTCTTCACGAACCTGCTGATGGACATCGACTCGCTCAGGGGCGGGGTCCTGACGACCACCATGTCGCTGGACCGGCCCCTGCCGTGGGTGGCACCGCAGGATATCGCCGCGGTGGCGGCTGGCCGGCTGCTGTCCCGGACCTGGGACGGGCGGGTCGTGCAGGCCGTGCACGGTCCCGAGGATCTCAGCTACCGCGACGTCGCCGCGGTCCTGTCCGAGGCCGCCGTCGGGATGGGCGCCGGAACTCGGGACGACTTCGTACCCGAGAACCCGCGCTCGTACGCGACCACGACCCCGACGTCGCTCGCCGCCTGGGCCGGCCAGCATCTGCGTCCGGCCCTGCGTTGACGTCACGATCCAGGTTGCGGCACCGGCGCCGGCGGCCGACCCAACCGCACATTCCGATCCCGGGCCGCCGCTATCCCCGTGCGCTCGACGTTGGGCAGGGGCTGTGAACTTGCCCCTGTGCTGCTGGCGATGGATGCCTGCGCGGTGCTGCCCACGCGGGGCGAGGACTGGTGGGAGCTGTCGTACTGGCTGGGGTGACCAGTCGGGTCGACCTGGCAACGACGGTGCTGGCGTCGCTGGAGCACGGGGCGCAGATTTTGACCGGGGAGGGTCATCGCTACGGCGAGGGCCTGCCGATCAACTACCTGCCGAATCAGTGCCGGGGCGCCAGCCCCGAGGCCAGAATCGGTATCCGACGATCTTGGTCGGTAATCCGCGTTCGCCGTCCACCCGGGCCCGGTACAATCGAGCCGTGCTGCTCTGCGAAGGCTGAACGCCCCGCGCCGACGGGTCACCATGATCCGCCGGCGCTTTCGTGTGCCCTGAGTCAGCCCTGCGGATCCCGAGAGCGAGTACCCCGACATGATCACTGCCAGCGGCCTGGAACTGCGCGCCGGCGCCCGGATCCTGCTGTCCGACACCACGCTGCGGGTGCAGCCTGGGGACCGGATCGGCCTGGTCGGCCGCAATGGCGCCGGCAAGACCACCAGTTTGAAGGTGCTGGCCGGTGAGGGCCAGCCGTACGCCGGGCAGGTCGACCGGCGCAGCCCCGTCGGCTATCTGCCGCAGGATCCCCGTACCGGCGATCTGGAGGTCACCGGCCGCGACCGGGTGCTCTCCGCCCGCGGCCTGGACACCCTGATGGCCGGGATGAAGGACCTGGAGAACCAGCTTGCCGACGGCGGCGACGAGAAGCTGGTCCGCCGCTACGGCGCGCTGGAGGACCAGTTCGCCGCCCTCGGCGGGTACGCGGCCGAGGCCGAGGCGGCCCGGATCTGCGCCAACCTGGGGCTGCCCGACCGGGCCCTGGCCCAGACCATCGGCACCCTCTCCGGTGGTCAGCGTCGTCGCATCGAACTGGCCCGGATCCTGTTCCGGGACGCGGGCGACAACGGCGGCGGCATCCTGCTGCTCGACGAGCCCACCAACCACCTCGACGCCGACTCGATCACCTGGCTGCGCGGCTTCCTGGCCAACCACAAGGGCGGTCTGGTGGTCATCTCGCACGACGGTGACCTGCTGGAATCGGTGGTCAACAAGGTCTGGTTCCTGGACGCCACCCGTTCCGTGGTCGACGTCTACAACCTGGGCTGGAAGGCGTACCTGGAGGCGCGGGAGACCGACGAGCGGCGGCGACGCCGGGAGCGGGCCAACGCCGAGAAGAAGGCCGGCGCGCTGATGGCCCAGGCGGACAAGATGCGGGCGAAGGCCACCAAGACGGTGGCCGCGCAGAACATGGCCCGCCGGGCCGAGCGCCTGATGTCGGGTCTGGAGGAGGTCCGGGTCGCCGACAAGGTGGCCAAGGTGCGTTTCCCGGCCCCGGCGGCGTGCGGCAAGACCCCGCTGACCGCGAGCGGCCTGTCCAAGTCGTACGGGTCGCTGGAGATCTTCACCGACGTGGACGTGGCGGTGGACCGGGGTTCCCGGGTGGCCATCCTGGGGCTCAACGGCGCCGGCAAGACCACGCTGCTGCGGATGCTCGGCGGGTTGCTGGAGCCGGACACCGGCGAGGTGCGGCCCGGGCACGGGCTGCGGTTGGGCTACTACGCGCAGGAGCACGAGACGCTTGACGTCGGGCGGACCGTGCTGGAGAACATGCGGGCCGCCTCGATCGAGCAGACCGACACCGACCTGCGCAAGATCCTCGGTGCCTTCCTCTTCTCCGGGGAGGACGTGGACAAGCCCGCCGGGGTGCTCTCCGGCGGGGAGAAGACCCGGCTGGCGCTGGCGACGCTGGTCTGCTCCGGGGCGAACGTGCTGCTGCTGGACGAGCCGACCAACAACCTCGACCCGGTGAGCCGCGAGCAGGTGCTCGACGCGATCGCCAACTACCCGGGCGCGATCGTCCTGGTCACGCACGACCCGGGCGCGGTGCTGGCGCTCAAGCCCGACCGGGCCATCCTGCTGCCGGACGGCGACGAGGACGCCTGGAGCGACGACCTGCTCGAACTGGTCGAGCTGGCCTGACAGGGTGTCAGGAAGGGCACCCTACTAACGCCTGGTGTATAGCAGGGGTCCCTTCCTGACACCGGTGTCAGCGGCAGGAGCGTGCCCTGTCCGGCGGGCCGTTACGGGGTCGCGCCCGACTGTCGTCACCTATCGGGAAGCTGACATTGCATAGCGTGTCGGTTGGCGAATAGTTGATATCTGGCGCATGATCGTTCGAGGCGGTCTAATAGGTGGGACCGTATCCGAACCGCACAGTCTGGGACGTGAGGACACAGCATGGCAGCCACTGGCACAGCCACCAGCACTGAGAAGGGTCGCCGGATCGTCGGAGCCGAGCGTCAGACGCTCGCCAAGGACCTCGTCAAGCGGTACACCGGAGGAGAGAGCATTCGTGCTCTCGCGGCCTCGACCGGCCGATCCTACGGGTTCATCCACCGCGTGCTCACCGAGTCCGGGGTGCAGCTGCGGCAGCGCGGCGGCGCCCGGCGCCGCAAGAAGGCGTGACCCGCCGCCCGTCAGCGTCATTCACCACCACCGTGACCCGGGCCGCCCGGTGACCACCGAGGCGACCGGGGTCCGGCTGGAATGTGACGGGCCGATCGCCACGGTCACCCTGTGTCGGCCCGACGTGCTCAACGCGCAGACCCCGTCGATGTGGCGCGCGATGAGCGACTTCTCCCGGGACCTGCCCGGTGACGTACGTGTCGTGGTCGTGCGGGGTGAGGGCCGGGCGTTCTCCGCCGGCCTCGACCTGGCGGTCGCGGGTGCCACCGGGCCGGGTTCGTTCGCCGAGTTGGCCGCACTGCCGGAAGCGGAGTGCGCCGACCAGATCGCCGCCTTCCAGGGTGGTTTCACCTGGCTGCACCGCCCGGACGTCATCTCGGTGGCGGCCGTGCAGGGGCACGCCATCGGCGCCGGATTCCAGCTCGCCCTCGCCTGTGACCTGCGGGTGCTGGCGCAGGACGCGAAGCTGTCCATGGCCGAGGTCACGCTGGGCCTGGTGCCGGACCTGGCCGGCACGAAGCGTCTGGTCGAGTTGGTCGGCTACGCCCGTGCGCTGGAGATCTGCGCGACCGGCCGGCGGATGGACGCCGCCGAGGCGGACCGGATCGGCCTGGCCACCCTGGTGGTGCCGACCGCGGAGCTGGACGACGCGGTGCGTGACCTCGCCGCCGGGCTGCTCGCCCACCAGCGCGACGCCGTGGTGGAGATCAAGGCGCTGCTCGCCGGTGCGGCCGGACGGACCCACGCCGAGCAGCAGCGGGCCGAGCGGGAGGCACAGACCCGGCGGATCCGCGATCTCGCCGGGTACGCAGAATAGTAAGGACCGTTTGGGAAGTTCCGGGTTACTCACGAGGTTGTCGTAGCTGTCGGGAGAATTGACCCGACGGCGTACCGAGGCCTCGACCCGGAGGTGAGCGTGTCCAACCCGATGGCCGCTGGCGGCATGGGCGGTTGGAGCATGCTGCGGTCGATGCGCAACGGTGACGAGATCTCCAGCCACCGGTTGCAGCGCGGAGTCGCCCGGCGGATCGTGGCGTTCGCCCGGCCGTACCGGCGCGACATCGTCGTGTTCCTGCTGACCGTGATCGTCGCGGCGGTGATCGGGGTCGCCACCCCGCTGCTCGCCGGCCAGGTCATCGACGCGATCACCCGGGGCGGCTCCGAGGCCGGTGCGCTGGTGATCCGGCTGGCGTTCTTCATCGCCGGTCTGGCCGTCGCCGACGCGATGCTCTCCCTCGCACAGCGCTGGTACTCGGCGCGTATCGGCGAGGGAATCATCCTCGACCTGCGCACCCGGGTCTACGACCACGTGCAGCGGATGCCGTTGCAGTTCTTCACCCGCACCCAGACCGGTGCGCTGGTCAGCCGGCTCAACAACGACGTGATGGGGGCTCAACGGGCCTTCACCTCGACGCTCTCCGGCGTGGTCAGCAACGTGATCCAACTGCTGCTCACCGCCACCGTGATGCTCACCCTCTCCTGGCAGATCACCGCGTTGTCGCTGGTGCTGCTGCCGGTGTTCATCATCCCGGCCCGGCGGGTCGGCCGGCGGCTGGCCGAGATCACCCGCGAGTCGTACAACCTCGACGCCAAGATGAACGCGACCATGACCGAGCGGTTCGGGGTCGCGGGCGCGTTGCTGGTGAAGCTCTTCGGCCGTCCGGACGCCGAGGCCGGCCGGTTCGCCGCCCGCGCCGAGCGGGTACGCGACATCAGCATCACCTCCGCGATGTACTCGCGGACGTTCTTCGTGGCGATGCTGCTGGTCGCCTCGCTGGCCCAGGCGCTCACCTATGGTCTCGGCGGGTGGCTGGCGGTCACCGGCGAGGTCAGCGCCGGCACGGTGGTGACGCTCGCGTTGCTGTTGACCCGGCTATACGGTCCGCTCACCGCGCTGAGCAACGTTCGGGTCGACGTGATGAGCGCGCTGGTCTCGTTCGACCGGGTCTTCGAGGTGCTCGACCTGGATCCGGCGATCAAGGAGCGGCCCGGCGCGGTCCCGGTGCCCCGCGACGCGGGCCGGGTCGAGTTCAACGACGTGCGCTTCCGCTACCCGAGCGCCGCCGAGATCTCCCTCGCGTCGCTGGAGGAGGTCGCCACGCTGGACCGTACGGTCAATGAGCCGGTGCTCAAGGGCGTCTCCTTCCGGGTCGAGCCCGGGCAGATGGTCGCCCTGGTCGGACCCTCCGGCGCAGGCAAGTCCACGCTGTCCATGCTGATCTCCCGCATCTACGACGTCACTGATGGTCAGGTGCTGGTCG from Micromonospora craniellae encodes the following:
- a CDS encoding ATP-binding cassette domain-containing protein yields the protein MADAPIYEAREVTKSYGSVRALTDVNLSVRAGEIIGLVGDNGAGKSTLVKVLSGVHRPDTGGVYLDGVAQEWKSPHDALQAGIETLYQDSGLCPDLTISGNVFLGRERRRPGLLGKLGFLDNKAMARVAHEELERAGIGLTTGVRRNVNQLSGGQRQAVAIGRAVAWARKVIILDEPTNHLGARQSGEVLKVIESARERGLGVIFISHTLPHVLQVTDRIVVLRLGRVVADEPTSSFTPDSLLKVITGLHTPEPRS
- a CDS encoding ABC transporter permease, which translates into the protein MTADITQPTSETRGSRLLATLLRQDVILLGVLIVMVVFFTAMNPLFFSRFAFANILQDWAPVMLLAIGQTYVIITGGIDLSVGSTLGLSGVAAAMTIRSLNEGGTAATTTIAVGVVVALATGLAVGLVNGLLITRAKLAPFIATLATMGAAAGLTLVLTGGVQIAGGPAEVIRLGNTQYLNLLTIPLIVVLAVLVVGWLTLSFTRFGRWTYAVGSNGFAARGAGINVERHLLKVYMLAGLMAGLAGLFVYFRLGSGSPTSGQGQELAAIAAAVIGGTSLAGGIGRMSGTVLGALITTAVLSGLILIGVAPNWQQVVIGVLIAVAVGVQQINVRTRRGAGRG
- a CDS encoding ABC transporter substrate-binding protein; its protein translation is MKRTFRTFVGVAMAGTLAFSVAACGNDSAAEGGGEEQLTIGFVPGIASDPFFKAMQVGAEAKAQELGIRLLWQGAPDEYSPQSQLPFVDSMLTQQVDGLVLVPTDPDALQPSVTKAQSANIPVVTVDTTVTDQSYLTSAITGDNREGGRQAAQTLAEQIGESGEVFLMSGSPTATTNQLREEGFTEELKKYPGITLVGKEYANSQPAQATSAVNTILLKHPDLKGIFAVDGTSGSGTVAALRNAGKADEVKLIGYDAYDNQVADLKAGIYSALVAQKPGDQAALALQNLVDTIRNQNVDSIEKNVVMANVVMTNDNLAETEQFQYPTQ
- a CDS encoding LacI family DNA-binding transcriptional regulator → MAEVARIAGVSTTTVSHVLNKTRKVAPETEELVRKALESTGYRHNLAARALATQSTDTIGLAMSVVTNPYFAALIRDIERHLRRAGYTLILADTNDDPEVELDVINHLLARRVSGLIVNPLEGHSELTQCLQKLLDEQLPTIFLDRRSTLPGDQVYSECLDSIHHLTAHLAAQGHHRIGYVRGAVREMSAQDRLAGYHRAVAELGLATDPALVIAGESDERVAEQRLVEHLASDEPATALVVSNNQMTLGALRAIRRAGLKVPHDIALVCYDDFEWADLFDPQISAMAQDAARLASTAVELLLARIRRPDRAPQSVVVPATFRHRDSCGCGAVPHQAQGSVDSVLAAG
- a CDS encoding nucleoside/nucleotide kinase family protein, producing MSWPPADTLTLCGLADRARAMSAGADRTLIGIVGPPGAGKSTVAEALVRQLGPQAVLVPMDGFHLSNAVLGALGRTDRKGAADTFDADGYLALLRRLRDQTDEVVYAPTFRRDIEEPIGASIPVPRTTPIVVTEGNYLLLDSHPWKFVRDLLDTTWYLEVADEARLERLVARHVAFGKTPDAARAWAQGSDQANAAVIAESRRAADLLVHLVPTD
- a CDS encoding acVLRF1 family peptidyl-tRNA hydrolase; amino-acid sequence: MSSRPAAGGGRWVEVDPARIERWVAGFTGRHGPPTTTAQEYGLLLSAPDGATAELHTPPGAPVAPDLDTFVAEAVAPRRIGLLLARKGAVAVGVAEGERLPVHKVDTRYVQGRTAAGGWSQQRFARRRDNQAKAALADAVDLAVRLLLPQAERLDAVVAGGDRRAVDTVLADRRLAPLAALRADRLLDVPEPRHAVLVAAVTAARAVHILIRETDSRPAT
- a CDS encoding NAD(P)H-binding protein, which encodes MTIVLTTPTGNVGSHLVRLLVQAGERPRVLVRDAASLDPGVVDGVDIVEVDLTDEDGVVDATRDIAALYWVDPIVGGDDPLDGYARLTRSVTRAVRENTIDRVVFQSSVGAEKRHGVGEIDGLAVTEQALDAAGCAVAHLRCGYFFTNLLMDIDSLRGGVLTTTMSLDRPLPWVAPQDIAAVAAGRLLSRTWDGRVVQAVHGPEDLSYRDVAAVLSEAAVGMGAGTRDDFVPENPRSYATTTPTSLAAWAGQHLRPALR
- a CDS encoding ABC-F family ATP-binding cassette domain-containing protein; amino-acid sequence: MITASGLELRAGARILLSDTTLRVQPGDRIGLVGRNGAGKTTSLKVLAGEGQPYAGQVDRRSPVGYLPQDPRTGDLEVTGRDRVLSARGLDTLMAGMKDLENQLADGGDEKLVRRYGALEDQFAALGGYAAEAEAARICANLGLPDRALAQTIGTLSGGQRRRIELARILFRDAGDNGGGILLLDEPTNHLDADSITWLRGFLANHKGGLVVISHDGDLLESVVNKVWFLDATRSVVDVYNLGWKAYLEARETDERRRRRERANAEKKAGALMAQADKMRAKATKTVAAQNMARRAERLMSGLEEVRVADKVAKVRFPAPAACGKTPLTASGLSKSYGSLEIFTDVDVAVDRGSRVAILGLNGAGKTTLLRMLGGLLEPDTGEVRPGHGLRLGYYAQEHETLDVGRTVLENMRAASIEQTDTDLRKILGAFLFSGEDVDKPAGVLSGGEKTRLALATLVCSGANVLLLDEPTNNLDPVSREQVLDAIANYPGAIVLVTHDPGAVLALKPDRAILLPDGDEDAWSDDLLELVELA
- a CDS encoding helix-turn-helix domain-containing protein, producing MAATGTATSTEKGRRIVGAERQTLAKDLVKRYTGGESIRALAASTGRSYGFIHRVLTESGVQLRQRGGARRRKKA
- a CDS encoding enoyl-CoA hydratase/isomerase family protein; the encoded protein is MTTEATGVRLECDGPIATVTLCRPDVLNAQTPSMWRAMSDFSRDLPGDVRVVVVRGEGRAFSAGLDLAVAGATGPGSFAELAALPEAECADQIAAFQGGFTWLHRPDVISVAAVQGHAIGAGFQLALACDLRVLAQDAKLSMAEVTLGLVPDLAGTKRLVELVGYARALEICATGRRMDAAEADRIGLATLVVPTAELDDAVRDLAAGLLAHQRDAVVEIKALLAGAAGRTHAEQQRAEREAQTRRIRDLAGYAE
- a CDS encoding ABC transporter ATP-binding protein, with the protein product MAAGGMGGWSMLRSMRNGDEISSHRLQRGVARRIVAFARPYRRDIVVFLLTVIVAAVIGVATPLLAGQVIDAITRGGSEAGALVIRLAFFIAGLAVADAMLSLAQRWYSARIGEGIILDLRTRVYDHVQRMPLQFFTRTQTGALVSRLNNDVMGAQRAFTSTLSGVVSNVIQLLLTATVMLTLSWQITALSLVLLPVFIIPARRVGRRLAEITRESYNLDAKMNATMTERFGVAGALLVKLFGRPDAEAGRFAARAERVRDISITSAMYSRTFFVAMLLVASLAQALTYGLGGWLAVTGEVSAGTVVTLALLLTRLYGPLTALSNVRVDVMSALVSFDRVFEVLDLDPAIKERPGAVPVPRDAGRVEFNDVRFRYPSAAEISLASLEEVATLDRTVNEPVLKGVSFRVEPGQMVALVGPSGAGKSTLSMLISRIYDVTDGQVLVGGVDVRDATLDSLRDEIGVVTQDSHLFHETIAENLRYAKPDATDDELWAALAGAQVADLVRSLPDGLDTTVGERGYRFSGGEKQRIAVARLLLKAPSIVILDEATAHLDSESEAAVQRALAVALTGRTALVIAHRLSTVRDADQILVLDEGRIVERGRHDELVAVGGLYAELYRTQFAVADSPTPYIGQAMVEPVVIPSREYLADEALPPAAAN